Proteins encoded by one window of Lutibacter sp. A64:
- a CDS encoding ATP-binding protein, which produces MNLKTPHIINEGIEQYSLGVLRGNHIHYDFEKILIYLDVKGKLLFGEKFKIYKEDREILYKLCNYQIRDWQNCRKLNIDINKGILLSGPVGCGKTSLMKLIRYITPQYPTFELIPTRNVTFAFNHVGYKIIEEYGDNRFYCFDDLGIEPIGRFFGKNCNVMGEVLLSRYELFSKYRFKTHCTTNLNAQELEEYYGNRVRSRMRQLFNLIAFDKGNTDKRR; this is translated from the coding sequence ATGAATTTAAAAACACCACATATCATCAATGAAGGAATAGAGCAATATTCTTTGGGCGTGCTTCGAGGAAATCACATCCATTATGATTTTGAGAAGATTTTAATTTATTTGGATGTAAAAGGGAAACTGTTGTTTGGGGAAAAGTTTAAAATTTACAAAGAAGATCGAGAAATTCTTTACAAGCTTTGCAATTATCAAATTCGAGATTGGCAGAATTGCAGAAAACTCAATATAGACATTAACAAAGGAATTTTACTTTCCGGACCTGTTGGATGTGGGAAAACTTCCTTGATGAAATTGATTCGATATATTACACCCCAATATCCCACATTTGAATTAATTCCAACACGAAATGTCACTTTTGCATTTAATCATGTAGGCTATAAAATAATTGAAGAATATGGCGATAATCGATTTTATTGTTTTGATGATCTAGGGATAGAACCCATAGGTCGCTTTTTTGGAAAAAATTGTAATGTGATGGGTGAAGTTTTACTTTCTCGCTACGAGTTGTTTTCAAAATACAGATTTAAAACACATTGTACTACCAATTTAAATGCTCAAGAATTAGAAGAATATTATGGAAATCGTGTACGATCAAGAATGCGACAATTGTTTAATTTGATTGCTTTTGATAAAGGGAATACTGATAAGAGAAGATGA
- a CDS encoding RagB/SusD family nutrient uptake outer membrane protein: protein MKKILLIITVICSLAAVVSCQKDELDLNNPNALTTEQFWATPNDAELGVNSIYAMFYKDGMWSRWMAFRLDLTSDEGFSQSPWVELADWTRFNYINYNFWEGNSVTWRDSYKAIFRANQVLANVPDIEFENESRKQSILAEAKFLRAYNYYFIGLLWENAPIILAPSKPNDLPLQSTQQEVYEQVALDLEDAFANLPVQWDNENVGRPTKGAAKAMLAKVYMQQEKWNDAKLALDFLVIGDGANYSLVANYKDNFTDLNENNSESVFEIQFGDQRRGGTGEDANASVSNTRAQFFAPRGIGWSDGQARFWLVDAFKQEKTVDGEIDSRLRHTLFYPSLFEDFGDKTYGRDWEWGEEEAWFRKGARDYKRDNEDYYSAVNLRVIRYADVLLRYAEVLNELGMTSEAYQYVDMVRARSNMSPLAEAYPEIGNNQDKFLERLKMERVFELAGESVRWEDLKRWGDLDTQESVDEIIERDPDFNNFEIGKDIRLPIPQVEVENNPNLEQNPQY, encoded by the coding sequence ATGAAAAAAATACTATTAATAATTACAGTTATCTGTTCGCTCGCAGCAGTAGTTTCCTGCCAAAAAGACGAACTAGATCTTAATAATCCGAATGCTCTTACTACAGAGCAATTTTGGGCAACTCCAAATGATGCCGAATTGGGGGTAAATTCCATATACGCCATGTTTTATAAAGATGGGATGTGGTCACGGTGGATGGCTTTTAGGTTAGATTTAACATCCGATGAAGGATTTAGTCAAAGTCCTTGGGTAGAACTTGCAGACTGGACAAGATTTAATTATATCAACTATAACTTTTGGGAAGGTAATTCTGTAACTTGGAGAGATTCGTACAAGGCGATTTTTAGAGCTAATCAAGTATTGGCGAATGTTCCTGATATTGAATTTGAAAATGAATCTAGGAAACAATCAATTTTAGCAGAAGCTAAATTTTTAAGAGCTTATAATTACTACTTTATTGGGTTACTTTGGGAAAATGCACCAATTATTCTTGCGCCTTCAAAACCGAACGATCTTCCTTTACAGTCAACACAGCAGGAAGTCTATGAACAGGTAGCATTAGATTTAGAAGATGCTTTTGCTAATTTACCAGTTCAATGGGATAATGAGAATGTGGGAAGACCAACAAAAGGGGCCGCTAAGGCAATGTTAGCCAAAGTTTATATGCAACAAGAAAAATGGAATGATGCAAAACTAGCTCTTGACTTTCTAGTTATTGGAGACGGAGCTAATTACAGTCTTGTAGCTAACTATAAAGACAATTTTACCGATCTAAATGAGAATAATTCAGAATCTGTATTTGAGATTCAGTTTGGTGATCAGCGTCGAGGAGGAACAGGTGAAGATGCTAATGCTTCAGTATCGAATACAAGAGCTCAATTCTTTGCACCACGAGGAATTGGATGGTCAGATGGACAAGCAAGATTCTGGTTAGTAGATGCATTTAAACAGGAAAAAACAGTTGATGGTGAAATTGATTCAAGATTAAGACATACATTATTTTATCCAAGTCTTTTTGAAGATTTTGGAGATAAAACCTATGGAAGAGATTGGGAATGGGGTGAAGAAGAAGCTTGGTTTAGAAAGGGAGCAAGAGATTATAAGAGAGATAATGAAGATTATTATTCTGCAGTTAACCTCAGAGTTATTAGATATGCAGATGTATTACTTCGTTATGCTGAAGTTTTAAATGAACTTGGAATGACCTCAGAGGCCTATCAATATGTTGATATGGTAAGAGCACGATCGAATATGTCCCCCTTAGCAGAAGCTTATCCTGAAATTGGAAATAATCAAGATAAATTTCTTGAGCGTTTAAAAATGGAAAGAGTTTTTGAACTTGCAGGAGAAAGTGTAAGATGGGAAGATTTAAAAAGATGGGGAGATTTAGATACTCAAGAATCTGTAGACGAGATTATTGAAAGAGATCCAGATTTCAATAATTTTGAAATAGGAAAGGATATTAGATTGCCTATTCCTCAAGTAGAAGTTGAAAATAATCCAAATCTGGAACAAAATCCTCAGTATTAA
- a CDS encoding cellulase family glycosylhydrolase, whose product MVCTFFSCKESNQKNENLIVDTSGSRDIWSKDKANAWFGEQPWLVGANFNPSTAINQLEMWQEDSFDLETIDKELGWAEGIGMNTMRVYLHDLLHKNDPEGLYSRMDKFLEIADKHGIKTLFVLFDSCWDPFPKAGKQREPKPHVHNSGWVQSPGQKVLQDSTQYGRLEKYVKETIGKFKDDDRILGWDIWNEPDNMTGPSYEDVEISNKAELVIPLLKNAFVWARSVNPIQPLTSGVWVGDWSNPENMLPMHKIQLEESDIITFHNYNTPADFEKNIKELQRYGKPILCTEYMARPNGSTFQGFLPIAKKYNVGMFNWGFVDGKTQTKYPWDSWTKTYTSVPNIWFHEVFRNDGEPYKKEETDLIKMLTSEVNKH is encoded by the coding sequence ATGGTATGTACTTTTTTCTCTTGCAAAGAATCCAATCAGAAAAATGAAAATCTAATTGTTGACACTTCAGGATCTAGAGATATATGGAGTAAGGATAAAGCAAATGCTTGGTTCGGTGAACAACCTTGGTTAGTAGGTGCAAATTTTAATCCAAGTACAGCAATCAATCAATTGGAAATGTGGCAAGAAGATAGCTTTGATTTGGAGACTATTGACAAAGAACTTGGTTGGGCAGAAGGTATAGGTATGAATACCATGCGGGTTTATCTTCACGACTTACTTCATAAAAATGATCCTGAAGGATTATATAGTAGAATGGATAAATTTCTTGAAATTGCTGATAAACATGGGATTAAAACCTTATTTGTTCTTTTTGATTCTTGTTGGGACCCTTTTCCAAAAGCAGGAAAACAGAGAGAGCCAAAACCTCATGTACACAATTCAGGATGGGTTCAAAGTCCTGGACAAAAAGTTCTTCAAGATAGTACTCAATATGGGCGTCTTGAAAAATATGTTAAAGAAACTATAGGTAAATTTAAGGATGATGATCGTATTCTCGGATGGGACATTTGGAATGAACCGGATAATATGACCGGACCATCTTATGAAGATGTTGAAATTTCAAATAAAGCTGAACTGGTGATTCCTTTATTAAAAAATGCGTTCGTTTGGGCACGATCTGTAAATCCTATACAACCATTAACATCGGGAGTATGGGTTGGAGACTGGAGCAATCCTGAAAATATGCTGCCAATGCATAAAATACAGTTGGAAGAATCGGATATCATAACTTTTCATAATTATAATACGCCAGCAGATTTTGAGAAAAACATAAAAGAATTACAGCGTTATGGCAAGCCTATTCTTTGTACTGAATATATGGCCAGACCAAACGGAAGTACTTTTCAAGGGTTCTTGCCAATTGCGAAAAAGTACAATGTAGGAATGTTTAATTGGGGGTTTGTAGATGGAAAAACTCAAACAAAATATCCTTGGGATAGCTGGACTAAAACCTATACTTCCGTGCCAAATATATGGTTTCATGAAGTTTTTAGAAATGATGGGGAACCTTATAAAAAAGAAGAAACTGATTTAATCAAAATGCTTACTTCTGAAGTAAATAAACATTAA
- a CDS encoding hybrid sensor histidine kinase/response regulator transcription factor, whose amino-acid sequence MRHLLIIILFLKFFSVNAQGLSFHHYRVEDGLSHNSVLSMLQDYRGFIWFGTKNGLNRFDGYNYKIFQHKPGDTNSLGSNFIRCLHEYKNVIWVGTDTGLFKYNEKMESFSLIESTKNQPILDIENDKKGNIWYVASGNLHKRSLHTGKEDIYKQSYFSFISTSKSGKIYVSSSEILFEYIESNNSFQKIDLSYKNNESIIITEIAANISDDTIFIGTKNNGALIHQLSEGKSSSLLNEKENPLFVRKFLKKNNKELWIASESGIFIYNFKTGKYKNSKKNYNNPYSISDNAIYSLVLDEEEGVWIGTYFGGVNYYPKQYTPFKRYFPKVGENSISGNAVREIKKDQYGDLWIGTEDAGLNKLNLSTGKFENYPSINNNGNISHYNIHGLLPRGNELWIGTFEHGLDVMNIKTGKIINHYGTRKNEGGLKSDFILYIKETKNGDIYVLTSSGIFRYLEYSNSFQVVSEFPEVHHYTYLIEDIKGVLWAGTYWDGLYSYDPNSGKKNFFKYDQNDPNSISSNVINGIFEDSNKRLWITTENGLNLYDPKKNNFTRITKEDNLPCNVIYSILEDKNKKLWISTSQGLVEYNPDTEEIKTLTKSNGLLSDQFNYSSSFKDESGEMYFGSVNGLISFNPETFIKNTYHPPIYITNIQIHNKEVMPVDEYSSKEKSILFSDKIQLNNKESTFNLEFASLSYTAPKMTKYWYKLEELNNNNNNNNNNWISLGKNPEIAFTELPPGNYLFKIKALNSHGIWSHNYRNIKILPPFSKSRIAYILYTIFFLLFLFLLLRYDHRYNRAKRKRKIKQLENKKEKEIYKAKIEFFTNIAHEIRTPLTLIKSPLEKLLKSTYKSPEIPRNLEIMEKNTTRLLNLVNELLDFRKTEMKHIKLTFKKININNLLEETHLRFSQMINEKNLSFKLIKPKKNILAFVDEEAIRKILSNLFNNAIKYSKTKVEISLFELNYNFQIIIKNDGELIPFELQKKIFEPFYRIQGDSHNLGTGIGLSLAYSLTDLHHGGLYCNIKNEMNNFILEIPIKQTEEFEVKQELSFNEEVYSEKTVITSFKKNVPVILIAEDNSELADFIYSELTETYNVLIASNGQDAWDYFLNFDIQLVISDVMMPVKDGIQLCKQIKEDINTNHVPVILLTAKSTLNSKIEGLEAGADAYISKPFSMGHLLVQISNLLENRRTILGHYSNSPLAHLKSLSLSEIDHKFLSKLDKIIEKNLMDPDLNVESLAEMMNMSRSTLYRKIKEISDLSPNELINISRLKKAAYLLKTTNNKIFEIAEKVGYRSQTSFGRNFQKEFNMTPSDFLNSNEEN is encoded by the coding sequence ATGAGACACTTATTAATTATTATATTATTCCTGAAGTTTTTTAGTGTTAATGCCCAAGGTTTATCATTCCATCATTATCGTGTAGAAGATGGATTATCCCATAATTCTGTGTTAAGTATGCTCCAAGATTATCGGGGGTTTATTTGGTTTGGAACAAAGAATGGATTAAATCGATTTGATGGATATAATTATAAAATATTTCAGCATAAACCAGGAGACACTAATAGTCTTGGAAGTAATTTCATACGGTGTTTACACGAATACAAAAATGTAATATGGGTCGGTACAGATACTGGTCTCTTTAAGTATAATGAAAAAATGGAGTCTTTTAGTCTAATTGAAAGCACTAAAAACCAGCCCATACTTGATATTGAAAATGATAAAAAAGGAAACATTTGGTACGTTGCATCAGGAAATCTCCATAAACGATCATTACACACCGGTAAGGAAGATATTTATAAGCAATCATATTTTTCATTTATCTCTACAAGTAAATCTGGAAAAATATATGTTTCTTCATCAGAAATTTTATTTGAATACATAGAAAGCAATAATTCATTCCAAAAAATTGATTTAAGTTATAAAAATAATGAATCTATAATTATTACTGAAATTGCGGCTAATATTTCAGATGACACAATTTTTATAGGTACAAAAAATAATGGAGCTTTAATTCACCAGTTATCTGAAGGAAAGTCATCTTCTTTGTTAAATGAAAAAGAGAACCCTCTATTTGTAAGAAAATTTTTAAAAAAGAACAATAAAGAGCTATGGATAGCCAGTGAATCCGGAATATTTATTTACAATTTCAAAACTGGTAAATATAAAAATTCTAAGAAAAATTATAATAACCCATATTCCATTTCAGATAATGCAATCTATTCTTTAGTTCTAGATGAGGAAGAAGGAGTATGGATAGGAACGTATTTTGGAGGTGTTAATTATTATCCCAAACAGTATACCCCCTTTAAACGGTATTTTCCAAAAGTGGGTGAAAATTCTATTAGTGGAAATGCTGTGAGGGAAATTAAAAAAGATCAATATGGCGATTTATGGATAGGAACTGAAGATGCTGGACTTAATAAATTGAATTTATCCACAGGGAAGTTCGAAAACTATCCTTCAATTAATAATAATGGGAATATTTCTCATTACAATATACATGGACTACTTCCTCGAGGAAATGAACTGTGGATAGGTACCTTTGAGCATGGTTTGGATGTAATGAATATCAAAACTGGAAAAATCATCAATCACTATGGTACTCGTAAGAATGAGGGAGGTTTAAAAAGTGATTTCATTTTATATATCAAAGAAACCAAAAATGGAGATATTTATGTTTTGACATCTTCAGGTATCTTTAGATACCTAGAATATTCCAACTCATTTCAAGTGGTATCTGAGTTTCCCGAAGTTCATCATTATACTTATTTAATAGAAGACATAAAAGGTGTTTTATGGGCAGGTACATATTGGGATGGTCTTTACTCCTATGATCCTAATAGTGGTAAAAAAAACTTTTTTAAATATGACCAGAATGATCCCAATAGTATTAGTTCTAATGTCATCAATGGAATTTTTGAGGATTCTAATAAAAGATTGTGGATTACCACAGAAAATGGCTTAAACTTGTATGATCCTAAAAAAAACAACTTTACCCGAATTACCAAAGAAGATAATCTCCCTTGCAATGTTATCTATTCAATTCTTGAAGATAAAAATAAAAAACTTTGGATATCTACTTCACAGGGATTAGTAGAATATAATCCCGATACAGAAGAAATAAAAACCCTTACTAAATCTAACGGATTATTAAGTGATCAATTCAATTATAGTTCTTCTTTTAAAGATGAATCAGGTGAAATGTATTTTGGAAGCGTGAATGGATTGATAAGTTTTAATCCTGAAACTTTTATCAAAAACACATATCATCCACCAATTTATATCACAAATATTCAAATACACAATAAAGAAGTGATGCCTGTAGATGAGTACTCTTCTAAAGAAAAATCAATTCTTTTTTCAGATAAAATTCAATTGAACAATAAAGAATCAACTTTCAATTTAGAGTTTGCTTCTTTAAGTTATACTGCTCCAAAAATGACGAAATATTGGTATAAATTAGAAGAACTAAATAATAATAATAATAATAATAATAATAATTGGATAAGTCTTGGTAAAAACCCTGAAATTGCTTTTACCGAGTTACCCCCAGGTAATTATCTCTTTAAAATTAAAGCCCTAAATAGCCATGGTATATGGAGCCATAATTACAGAAATATCAAAATTTTACCACCTTTTTCAAAAAGTAGAATAGCCTATATTTTATATACAATCTTTTTTCTGCTTTTTTTATTTTTATTGCTTCGATATGATCATAGGTATAACAGAGCCAAAAGAAAACGAAAAATAAAACAACTTGAAAACAAAAAAGAAAAAGAAATTTATAAAGCTAAAATTGAGTTTTTCACCAATATAGCTCATGAAATTCGGACACCATTGACACTTATCAAGAGTCCGTTGGAAAAACTTTTAAAAAGCACTTATAAATCTCCAGAAATCCCAAGGAATCTAGAAATTATGGAAAAAAACACGACAAGGTTACTCAATCTTGTTAATGAACTGTTAGATTTTCGTAAAACTGAAATGAAACACATAAAACTCACTTTTAAAAAAATTAATATAAATAACCTATTAGAAGAAACGCATTTAAGGTTTAGCCAGATGATTAATGAAAAAAACTTAAGTTTTAAGTTAATCAAACCGAAAAAAAATATCTTAGCCTTTGTTGATGAAGAAGCTATTCGAAAAATACTAAGCAATCTCTTCAATAATGCTATTAAATACTCTAAGACTAAAGTTGAAATATCACTTTTCGAATTAAATTATAATTTTCAAATTATTATTAAGAATGATGGTGAATTAATCCCTTTTGAACTCCAGAAAAAAATATTTGAACCCTTTTATAGAATTCAAGGTGATAGTCATAATCTTGGTACCGGTATTGGACTATCTCTTGCGTATTCTCTTACAGATTTACATCACGGCGGACTGTATTGTAATATAAAAAACGAAATGAATAATTTTATTTTAGAAATACCAATTAAACAAACTGAAGAGTTTGAGGTTAAGCAAGAATTATCATTTAACGAAGAAGTTTATAGTGAAAAAACTGTTATTACTAGTTTTAAAAAAAATGTCCCCGTAATTTTAATTGCTGAAGACAACAGTGAATTAGCAGACTTTATTTACTCAGAGTTGACCGAAACTTATAATGTACTTATTGCTTCAAATGGTCAAGACGCATGGGATTATTTTTTAAACTTTGATATTCAATTAGTTATTAGCGACGTGATGATGCCTGTTAAAGATGGAATTCAACTTTGTAAACAAATAAAAGAAGATATAAATACTAACCATGTTCCTGTAATTCTTTTAACAGCAAAAAGTACTCTAAATTCCAAAATTGAAGGATTAGAAGCGGGTGCAGATGCTTATATTTCCAAACCATTCTCCATGGGACACTTGTTAGTTCAAATCTCAAATCTATTAGAAAATAGACGTACTATTTTGGGGCACTATAGTAACTCTCCTCTAGCACATTTAAAATCTCTTTCGTTATCTGAGATAGACCATAAATTCCTTTCTAAATTAGATAAAATCATTGAAAAAAATTTAATGGATCCTGATTTAAATGTTGAGTCATTAGCTGAAATGATGAACATGAGTAGATCCACTTTGTACCGAAAAATTAAAGAAATATCTGATCTTTCTCCAAATGAATTGATCAATATTAGCAGACTTAAAAAGGCCGCTTATCTATTAAAAACAACAAATAATAAGATTTTTGAAATTGCAGAAAAAGTTGGTTACCGATCTCAAACAAGTTTTGGTCGTAATTTTCAAAAAGAATTTAATATGACACCTTCAGATTTTTTAAACAGTAATGAAGAAAATTAA
- a CDS encoding SusC/RagA family TonB-linked outer membrane protein, which produces MTGTITSIDGEPVPFVNVVVKGTSLGTSADINGKYSVMADGDQILVFSYIGYKTIDVPINNQSIVNVFLQEDIAALDEVVVVGYGTQNKKDLTSAVSIVKSDQIQKRQSTTVAESLQGLAAGVNVRGGGQPGQEAKIEIRGLKNLQNANPLYVIDGLITTANRDFNSNDIETIQILKDAAAAAIYGSRAANGVIIITTKKGREGPLKITVSSKLSVTEVPRYDLAGQEEFVQLNNMAYDNAGIPRQNLNLDVNTDWQDEVFRTGLIQDQNVSFSGGGENSSYFMSGNYLGNKGTVIDTKFERISFRVNSSGKKGIFSVGENLALSNSKNNEIGGPESMRGNPFIDVLRLFPTIPVYDESNPGGYGYGKSGVANTFGANPVAISNLIDQTNENFRIRGNVWAELDPFPFLKYRISFGYETSFDSFKYLRKEGSWTLNQPYDPSSTSQNRAQSQSKILENTLTFKKRFGKHNLTVLAGTTYQKDSYEQINGLKRNLLINPNTGEYFDVLDLGDQAQVGGFRNEATLLSYLGRLEYNFDDRYLLNAVFRRDGSSRFSDENKWSNFPSLSLAWRLNNESFFNLESINDIKLRASYGELGSGNIGNYEYQGFINTFGGAVFGADQDLNASATQVRLANSELRWETLKQTNIGVDFGVFDDKFRVTADYFIAKTEDVLFGFPILLSTGNDGGNPIANAATVENRGFEFNVAYNKVINDDFSFNASVNFTKLNNKLIELGNGLNESIQGNTITRAGEPVGMWYVLQTDGLFQSQEEIEGYTNSTGDVIQPSALPGDIRFVDVNDDGEITNEDKAIVGSPWPDFEMGLNAGVNYKNFDFSMNWIGSFGATVYDGYRSIVDRFDDDSNYRSGVQPWTPENTNTDFPRVVKGTTLNSRGDSDRWLEDGDFARLKYIGFGYNLPKKILDKIGFSKMRLSLSAQNVITITGYKGLDPEFSNSNIFQRGVDFGSYPNVQTYSLGIEFGF; this is translated from the coding sequence GTGACAGGAACAATTACCAGCATTGATGGAGAACCCGTTCCATTCGTAAATGTTGTGGTAAAAGGAACATCTCTGGGAACCTCAGCAGATATTAATGGAAAGTATTCCGTTATGGCTGATGGGGATCAAATTTTAGTTTTTAGCTACATTGGCTATAAAACTATTGATGTCCCAATTAACAATCAATCGATTGTAAATGTTTTTTTACAGGAAGATATTGCTGCATTGGATGAAGTTGTTGTTGTGGGGTATGGGACTCAGAACAAAAAAGATCTTACCAGTGCGGTTTCTATTGTAAAATCTGATCAAATTCAGAAACGACAATCTACTACAGTTGCAGAAAGTCTTCAAGGTCTTGCTGCAGGTGTAAATGTAAGAGGAGGAGGACAGCCCGGTCAGGAAGCAAAAATAGAGATTCGGGGATTGAAAAACCTTCAGAATGCGAATCCGTTATATGTAATTGATGGATTAATTACTACTGCAAATAGAGATTTTAATTCTAATGATATTGAGACTATTCAGATTTTAAAAGATGCTGCAGCTGCGGCAATTTATGGATCTCGAGCTGCAAATGGAGTTATAATTATCACAACTAAAAAAGGTAGAGAAGGACCTCTTAAAATAACTGTGAGCTCAAAATTAAGTGTTACCGAGGTACCACGTTATGATCTTGCAGGTCAAGAAGAATTTGTTCAACTAAACAATATGGCATATGATAATGCTGGAATACCAAGACAAAATTTGAATCTTGATGTAAATACTGATTGGCAGGATGAAGTATTCCGTACTGGACTTATTCAGGATCAAAATGTTAGTTTTTCTGGAGGAGGAGAAAATTCTTCATATTTTATGTCTGGAAATTATTTAGGGAATAAAGGAACCGTAATCGATACAAAATTTGAAAGAATCTCTTTTCGTGTAAATAGTAGTGGAAAGAAAGGAATTTTCAGTGTAGGTGAGAATCTTGCTTTATCAAATTCCAAGAATAATGAGATTGGTGGACCAGAATCAATGCGTGGAAATCCATTTATTGATGTATTAAGATTATTTCCTACGATACCAGTATATGATGAGAGCAATCCAGGAGGATATGGTTATGGAAAATCAGGTGTAGCAAATACTTTTGGCGCAAACCCAGTTGCGATATCAAACCTTATAGATCAGACTAACGAAAATTTTAGAATTAGAGGTAATGTATGGGCAGAGCTTGATCCATTCCCATTCTTAAAATATAGAATAAGTTTTGGTTATGAAACGAGTTTTGATAGTTTTAAGTATTTGAGAAAAGAAGGAAGTTGGACATTAAACCAACCTTATGATCCTTCTTCAACAAGTCAAAATAGAGCCCAGTCTCAATCAAAAATACTTGAAAATACTCTTACTTTTAAGAAAAGATTTGGTAAACACAATCTTACGGTATTAGCAGGTACAACTTACCAAAAGGACAGTTATGAACAAATAAATGGATTAAAAAGAAATCTTTTGATTAATCCAAATACAGGTGAATATTTTGATGTTCTTGATCTAGGAGATCAAGCACAAGTTGGTGGTTTTAGAAATGAAGCAACATTACTTTCTTACTTAGGTAGGCTTGAATACAATTTTGATGATCGTTATTTATTAAATGCCGTATTTAGAAGAGATGGTTCTTCAAGGTTTAGCGATGAAAATAAATGGTCAAATTTTCCTTCGCTTTCATTAGCATGGAGATTAAATAATGAATCTTTTTTTAATTTAGAAAGTATTAATGATATTAAATTAAGAGCGAGTTATGGTGAACTAGGTAGTGGAAATATAGGTAACTATGAATATCAAGGCTTTATTAATACATTTGGAGGTGCTGTATTTGGAGCTGATCAAGACCTAAACGCTTCTGCAACACAAGTAAGGCTCGCAAATTCTGAACTTAGATGGGAAACATTAAAGCAAACAAATATAGGTGTGGATTTTGGAGTGTTTGATGATAAGTTTCGGGTAACTGCAGATTATTTTATTGCAAAAACCGAAGATGTATTATTTGGATTCCCAATTCTTCTTTCAACAGGGAATGATGGTGGCAATCCAATTGCGAATGCAGCAACCGTAGAGAATAGAGGTTTTGAATTTAACGTAGCTTATAATAAGGTAATTAACGATGACTTTAGTTTTAATGCTTCGGTAAACTTTACAAAACTTAATAATAAACTTATAGAGCTGGGGAATGGTTTAAATGAAAGCATTCAGGGGAATACAATTACTCGTGCAGGAGAACCCGTAGGGATGTGGTATGTTCTACAAACAGATGGGTTATTCCAAAGTCAGGAAGAAATTGAAGGTTATACAAATTCTACTGGAGATGTGATACAACCTAGTGCGTTACCTGGAGATATTCGATTTGTTGATGTGAATGATGATGGTGAGATTACCAATGAAGATAAAGCAATAGTTGGCAGTCCTTGGCCAGATTTTGAGATGGGGCTAAATGCAGGAGTAAACTACAAAAATTTTGACTTCTCAATGAACTGGATTGGATCTTTTGGTGCAACTGTTTATGATGGTTATAGAAGTATTGTGGATCGATTTGATGATGATAGTAACTATAGATCTGGTGTACAGCCTTGGACTCCCGAGAATACAAATACGGATTTCCCAAGAGTAGTTAAAGGGACAACTCTTAACTCCAGAGGTGATAGTGACAGGTGGTTAGAGGATGGTGATTTTGCAAGACTAAAATATATAGGATTTGGATACAATCTTCCAAAAAAAATTCTTGATAAAATTGGTTTTTCAAAAATGCGTCTAAGTCTTTCAGCTCAAAATGTTATTACAATTACTGGTTATAAAGGTTTAGACCCTGAATTCAGTAATAGTAATATTTTTCAGAGAGGTGTGGATTTTGGATCTTATCCGAATGTTCAAACATATTCTTTAGGAATAGAATTTGGTTTTTAA